In one Chlamydia sp. BM-2023 genomic region, the following are encoded:
- a CDS encoding ATP-dependent Clp protease ATP-binding subunit, which produces MFEKFTNRAKQVIKLAKKEAQRLNHNYLGTEHILLGLLKLGQGVAVNVLRNLGVDFDAAKQEVERLIGYGPEIQVYGDPALTGRVKKSFESANEEASVLEHNYVGTEHLLLGILNQADGVALQVLENLHIDPREVRKEILKELETFNLQLPPSSSSNPRGSSASSSKSSSLGHTLGGDKSDKLSALKAYGYDLTEMFKESKLDPVIGRSSEVERLILILCRRRKNNPVLIGEAGVGKTAIVEGLAQKIISNEVPDALRKKRLITLDLALMIAGTKYRGQFEERIKAVMDEVRKHGNILLFIDELHTIVGAGAAEGAIDASNILKPALARGEIQCIGATTIDEYRKHIEKDAALERRFQKIIVQPPSVDETVEILRGLKKKYEEHHNVSITEEALKAAATLSDQYVHGRFLPDKAIDLLDEAGARVRVNTMGQPSELMKLEAEIESTKQAKEQAIGTQEYEKAAGLRDEEKKLRERLANMKQEWENHKEEHQIPVDEEAVAQVVSLQTGIPSARLTEAESEKLLKLEDTLRKKVIGQDQAVASICRAIRRSRTGIKDPNRPTGSFLFLGPTGVGKTLLAQQIAIEMFGGEDALIQVDMSEYMEKFAATKMMGSPPGYVGHEEGGHLTEQVRRRPYCVVLFDEIEKAHPDIMDLMLQILEQGRLTDSFGRKIDFRHAIIIMTSNLGADLIKKSGEIGFGSRSNFDYKVIQEKIESAVKKHLKPEFINRLDESVIFRPLEKAALSEIIHLEINKLDSRLKNYQMALSIPDSVISFLVTKGHSPEMGARPLRRVIEQYLEDPLAELLLKESCRQEARKLRANLAEDCVTFERDEDTSEVAAVTPAVES; this is translated from the coding sequence ATGTTTGAGAAGTTTACTAACAGAGCAAAGCAAGTCATTAAATTGGCTAAAAAAGAAGCTCAGAGGTTAAATCATAACTATCTAGGTACTGAGCACATACTCTTAGGCCTACTCAAACTAGGCCAAGGGGTTGCTGTTAATGTCCTACGCAACTTAGGAGTCGATTTCGACGCTGCAAAGCAGGAAGTAGAGAGGCTCATCGGTTATGGACCAGAAATTCAGGTCTATGGTGATCCTGCACTTACTGGCAGAGTGAAAAAATCATTCGAGTCAGCAAATGAAGAGGCAAGTGTTCTTGAGCATAATTATGTGGGCACAGAGCATCTGCTTTTAGGGATTTTAAATCAAGCCGACGGAGTCGCTTTACAAGTTTTAGAAAATTTGCATATTGACCCTAGAGAAGTTCGTAAAGAGATTCTTAAGGAATTGGAGACATTTAATCTTCAACTTCCTCCTTCATCTTCTTCGAATCCTCGAGGAAGTTCTGCATCTTCTTCCAAATCTTCATCTTTAGGTCATACTCTAGGTGGGGATAAGAGCGATAAGTTATCCGCTTTGAAAGCTTATGGCTACGACTTAACAGAGATGTTTAAGGAGTCAAAACTTGATCCTGTTATTGGGCGTTCTTCTGAAGTTGAACGATTGATTTTGATCTTATGTCGCCGTAGAAAAAATAACCCCGTACTTATTGGAGAAGCAGGCGTTGGTAAGACAGCGATTGTTGAAGGGTTAGCTCAAAAAATCATTTCCAACGAAGTTCCTGATGCTTTACGTAAAAAGCGTTTGATCACTTTAGATCTTGCTTTGATGATTGCCGGAACAAAGTACCGTGGTCAATTTGAAGAGCGCATTAAAGCTGTTATGGATGAAGTCCGCAAGCACGGAAACATCCTATTATTCATTGACGAGCTGCATACAATTGTAGGAGCCGGCGCTGCTGAAGGTGCTATCGATGCTTCGAATATTTTAAAGCCTGCATTAGCACGTGGAGAGATTCAGTGCATTGGTGCGACAACAATCGATGAGTATCGCAAGCATATTGAAAAAGATGCGGCTTTAGAACGTAGATTCCAGAAAATTATCGTTCAGCCACCTAGTGTGGATGAAACTGTTGAAATCCTACGTGGATTAAAGAAGAAGTACGAAGAACATCATAATGTCTCCATTACAGAAGAGGCATTAAAAGCAGCGGCTACGTTATCAGACCAGTATGTTCACGGACGTTTCCTTCCAGATAAGGCTATTGATTTACTTGATGAAGCCGGAGCTCGCGTACGTGTAAATACGATGGGCCAACCTTCGGAGTTAATGAAGCTAGAAGCGGAAATTGAGAGCACTAAGCAAGCTAAAGAGCAGGCTATTGGCACTCAGGAATACGAAAAAGCTGCAGGATTACGCGATGAAGAGAAAAAACTTCGCGAACGTCTTGCTAATATGAAGCAAGAGTGGGAAAACCACAAAGAAGAACATCAGATTCCTGTTGATGAGGAAGCTGTAGCTCAAGTTGTTTCCTTACAAACAGGAATTCCTTCTGCAAGGCTTACAGAAGCAGAAAGTGAGAAGCTTCTTAAGTTAGAAGATACCCTACGTAAAAAAGTTATCGGTCAAGATCAAGCTGTGGCAAGTATTTGCCGTGCTATTCGCCGTTCCCGAACGGGAATTAAGGATCCTAATCGTCCTACGGGTTCTTTCTTATTCTTAGGTCCTACAGGAGTTGGAAAGACTTTACTAGCGCAACAAATTGCCATTGAAATGTTCGGTGGTGAGGATGCTTTAATTCAAGTGGACATGTCTGAGTACATGGAAAAATTCGCCGCTACGAAGATGATGGGTTCCCCTCCAGGATATGTAGGTCATGAAGAAGGAGGACATCTTACAGAACAGGTACGCCGCCGTCCTTACTGTGTAGTGTTATTTGATGAGATTGAAAAGGCTCATCCCGACATTATGGACTTAATGTTGCAGATTTTGGAGCAAGGGCGTCTTACAGATTCATTTGGTCGTAAGATTGATTTCCGTCATGCAATTATTATTATGACCTCTAACCTAGGCGCTGATTTAATTAAAAAAAGCGGTGAAATTGGTTTTGGTTCTAGATCGAATTTTGACTACAAAGTCATTCAAGAAAAAATTGAATCTGCTGTGAAGAAGCACTTAAAACCTGAGTTTATCAACCGTCTAGATGAAAGTGTGATTTTCCGTCCTTTAGAAAAAGCTGCTTTATCTGAGATCATTCACTTGGAAATCAACAAGCTCGATTCCCGTTTGAAAAACTACCAAATGGCATTGAGCATTCCAGATTCTGTAATTTCGTTTCTTGTTACGAAGGGTCATTCCCCAGAAATGGGAGCTCGCCCCTTACGTCGTGTTATCGAGCAGTATCTTGAAGATCCTCTTGCTGAGTTGTTACTTAAGGAGTCGTGTCGTCAAGAAGCAAGAAAGCTCCGTGCGAATCTTGCTGAAGACTGCGTAACTTTTGAACGTGATGAAGATACTTCGGAGGTCGCAGCGGTTACACCGGCTGTGGAGTCATAG
- a CDS encoding lipoate--protein ligase family protein: protein MTIRIVDSGEGNSGTHMARDKHLLENLRKGEAILHLYEWESEFPLTYGHFMRPEKFLVENKADLGMDAAIRPTGGGFVFHHGDYAFSLLVSAEHPMYGQSVLENYRKVNLMVLQVLSKVFRIEGTLSYNEDAHHPQTSNFCMARASKYDVLMGDRKVGGAAQRTVKQGFLHQGSVFLSGSPLEFYQKFLLPEVIDIIVPAIDNRAFFPLGVSASSADLAAARREIKEGLIQIFSFGCL, encoded by the coding sequence ATGACTATTCGCATCGTAGATTCCGGAGAAGGGAATTCTGGGACACATATGGCCAGAGATAAGCATCTTTTGGAAAATCTGAGAAAGGGAGAGGCTATTCTTCACCTTTATGAGTGGGAAAGCGAATTTCCTCTGACTTATGGCCATTTCATGCGTCCGGAAAAATTTTTAGTTGAGAACAAGGCTGATCTGGGAATGGATGCCGCCATACGACCTACCGGTGGGGGCTTTGTTTTTCATCATGGAGATTACGCTTTTTCATTACTGGTATCCGCGGAGCACCCTATGTATGGCCAGAGTGTGTTGGAGAACTACCGCAAGGTAAATCTGATGGTATTGCAAGTCTTAAGTAAAGTTTTCCGTATAGAAGGAACTCTTTCTTATAATGAAGACGCTCATCATCCCCAAACATCAAATTTTTGCATGGCTAGAGCCTCAAAATACGATGTTTTAATGGGAGATAGGAAAGTAGGGGGCGCGGCCCAGCGTACAGTAAAACAAGGTTTTTTACATCAAGGGTCGGTGTTTTTATCGGGAAGTCCTCTGGAGTTTTATCAAAAGTTTCTTTTGCCAGAGGTGATTGATATTATTGTTCCCGCTATTGATAACCGGGCGTTTTTTCCCCTAGGAGTATCAGCTTCTTCTGCCGATCTCGCGGCAGCAAGAAGAGAAATTAAAGAAGGATTAATTCAAATATTTTCTTTTGGATGTTTATGA
- a CDS encoding stage II sporulation protein M, protein MSGPKPIQPTFNLFSVNAGKSFSDKNPKAARALQISGMIVAVLAVFAAVALVMATPIGLPLSLGLGGVLLGIGGSLLFASVMSLAHDRKKVALEKKKELVISAVPPKRISPSSVTGAQSWEAYNEMVDEFSKLETNLSDHDRKVFESLGKDHGVDILSNLEKITQDFEKAKELLSERKQVYSDEIITESISSAPQQHQARNDLFVLMGRDILDALPRSGGVLSIRNRNLSPAMSKIHTGISVGLVVGGIACLGLIAAIVPGGLIALPMIIAAALGISIAVLALSYGIKELLKRTKTNRKQLAKELKNVIDIDLLEKMTKSQEHVLRGLRVTLETDIWMTKKIQPIMVKYNRIHQELTDLEEHAAELAFKYKQIVKSLNQRAEMLLKGSHVSQARSGEEKRTQVSPEEEEDEGFEAIASRGIEAAQQRRQAAGKGLLHSYEEHLTPEEMEFAEAWVPKGERHIEDFWAKKLENLSDEDRLLLSEGIDKNLRSVQKEMNVLHKHIQRTRLALENLEESKQKTQSGSEKFLDLLKTVARSNSNLLDVLTLMQESLLGFLESEEEIRRDY, encoded by the coding sequence ATGTCTGGTCCTAAACCAATACAACCCACTTTTAATTTATTTAGTGTAAATGCAGGAAAGTCTTTTTCTGATAAAAATCCAAAAGCTGCCCGTGCCTTGCAAATTAGCGGGATGATAGTTGCTGTCTTAGCAGTGTTTGCTGCTGTAGCTCTTGTTATGGCGACACCTATAGGCTTGCCTCTATCTCTAGGTTTGGGAGGAGTGCTGCTCGGTATAGGAGGAAGCTTACTATTTGCTTCTGTGATGTCTTTGGCTCACGATAGAAAAAAAGTCGCTTTAGAGAAAAAGAAAGAGCTCGTCATTAGCGCGGTACCACCTAAAAGAATAAGCCCTAGCAGTGTAACAGGTGCTCAGTCCTGGGAAGCATATAACGAGATGGTTGATGAGTTCTCTAAGCTGGAGACAAATCTTAGTGATCATGACAGGAAAGTATTCGAGAGCCTGGGAAAAGATCATGGCGTAGATATTCTATCTAATTTGGAAAAGATCACACAAGATTTTGAAAAAGCTAAGGAGTTGCTTAGCGAGCGTAAGCAAGTTTATTCTGACGAAATTATAACCGAAAGTATCTCATCTGCTCCCCAACAACATCAAGCTAGAAATGATTTATTTGTTTTAATGGGTAGAGATATCCTCGATGCACTCCCCAGGTCAGGAGGAGTGCTTTCTATTAGAAACCGGAATCTTAGCCCGGCAATGTCCAAAATTCATACGGGGATTTCTGTAGGATTAGTAGTCGGGGGAATTGCTTGCTTAGGTCTTATCGCAGCAATAGTACCTGGAGGGTTAATCGCATTACCCATGATTATAGCAGCAGCTTTGGGTATCTCCATTGCAGTGTTGGCCCTATCTTATGGAATCAAAGAGCTATTAAAAAGAACAAAAACTAATAGAAAGCAGCTAGCTAAAGAACTAAAAAATGTAATTGATATCGATTTGTTGGAGAAAATGACAAAGAGTCAGGAGCATGTTTTAAGGGGACTACGAGTTACACTGGAAACTGATATATGGATGACCAAGAAAATCCAGCCCATCATGGTAAAATATAATCGAATACATCAAGAACTTACCGATTTAGAAGAACATGCCGCAGAGCTGGCATTTAAATATAAACAGATAGTTAAGTCTCTTAACCAACGGGCGGAGATGCTACTTAAGGGCTCTCATGTTTCTCAAGCTAGATCTGGGGAGGAAAAAAGGACCCAAGTCTCTCCAGAAGAAGAGGAGGATGAAGGCTTCGAGGCAATAGCTTCTAGAGGTATTGAAGCTGCTCAACAAAGGCGACAAGCTGCTGGTAAAGGGCTCTTACATAGCTATGAAGAGCATCTAACTCCCGAAGAAATGGAATTTGCAGAAGCTTGGGTGCCTAAAGGAGAGCGTCATATTGAAGATTTCTGGGCAAAGAAACTGGAAAATCTCAGTGATGAAGACCGGCTTTTATTATCCGAAGGGATAGATAAAAATTTACGCTCGGTGCAAAAGGAGATGAACGTGTTACACAAACACATTCAGAGAACACGTTTAGCTCTAGAAAATCTTGAAGAATCAAAACAGAAAACCCAATCAGGTTCTGAAAAATTCTTAGATCTTTTAAAGACAGTAGCTAGGTCAAATAGTAACCTGCTTGATGTTTTAACCCTAATGCAAGAGTCGTTACTTGGATTCTTAGAATCCGAAGAAGAAATCCGCAGGGACTATTAA
- the nqrE gene encoding NADH:ubiquinone reductase (Na(+)-transporting) subunit E: MWLGEYTLLNVFGIFLQATFIQNILLSNFLGMCSYLACSARVSTANGLGMSVALVLTVTGSINWVVHTFITKPKALVWLSPALADVNLNFLELIIFIVVIAAFTQILELFLEKVSRNLYLSLGIFLPLIAVNCAILGGVLFGITRNYPFIPMMIFSLGAGCGWWLAIVLFATIKEKLAYSDIPKNLQGMGISFITTGLIAMAFMSLTGIDISKPSTPELALELVESTGETPKDQKNSQPVKRASQQRAAKAKTVNTKRGKAPTNSAGN, from the coding sequence ATGTGGTTAGGCGAATATACATTGCTAAATGTCTTTGGTATCTTTTTACAAGCAACCTTTATCCAAAATATCTTACTGTCTAACTTCCTAGGTATGTGTAGCTACCTTGCATGTTCTGCGAGGGTCTCCACAGCTAATGGACTAGGAATGTCCGTAGCGTTGGTGCTTACAGTTACAGGAAGCATTAACTGGGTAGTACATACTTTCATTACTAAACCTAAAGCGTTAGTCTGGTTATCCCCGGCCCTTGCTGATGTTAACCTAAACTTCTTAGAGCTGATTATCTTTATTGTAGTTATTGCTGCATTCACACAAATTCTTGAGCTATTCTTAGAAAAAGTCTCTAGAAACCTTTATCTTTCCTTAGGTATTTTCCTTCCTTTGATTGCTGTTAACTGTGCTATTTTAGGAGGAGTATTATTTGGAATTACCCGCAATTATCCCTTTATTCCTATGATGATCTTTTCTTTAGGAGCAGGTTGTGGATGGTGGCTCGCCATCGTACTATTTGCTACTATTAAGGAAAAACTCGCCTACTCTGATATTCCTAAAAATCTTCAAGGTATGGGAATTTCATTTATCACTACGGGACTTATAGCTATGGCTTTTATGAGTCTTACGGGTATTGATATTTCTAAGCCATCAACACCAGAGCTTGCATTAGAACTTGTAGAATCTACAGGAGAGACCCCTAAAGATCAAAAAAATTCCCAGCCTGTAAAGCGAGCTTCTCAACAACGCGCTGCAAAAGCAAAAACCGTGAATACGAAACGAGGGAAAGCCCCTACAAACTCTGCTGGCAACTAA
- a CDS encoding glycine cleavage protein H-like protein yields the protein MWYSDYHVWILPIHEGIVRLGLTAKMRDNLGQILHIDLPEIGNTCKEGEVLVILESSKSAIEVLSPVSGEIIEVNQNLADDIQFLNTSPEDIGWFVVVKLEHELNTDRFSSEC from the coding sequence ATGTGGTATTCTGATTATCATGTATGGATTTTACCGATTCACGAGGGTATAGTACGCCTGGGATTGACTGCTAAGATGCGGGATAACCTAGGGCAAATTCTCCATATTGACCTTCCTGAGATAGGAAACACCTGTAAGGAAGGCGAGGTTCTTGTTATTTTGGAGTCCTCAAAATCAGCCATTGAGGTTTTAAGCCCTGTTTCTGGAGAGATTATTGAGGTGAACCAGAATCTGGCAGATGATATTCAATTTTTGAATACCTCTCCCGAAGATATAGGTTGGTTTGTTGTTGTTAAGCTAGAGCATGAATTAAACACCGACCGATTCTCTTCTGAGTGCTAG
- the nqrD gene encoding NADH:ubiquinone reductase (Na(+)-transporting) subunit D, which yields MAANKSYKSYFLDPLWDNNQPLIAILGICSALAVTTTVNTAITMGLAVSFVTGCSSFFVSLLRKVTPDSVRMITQLIIISLFVIVIDQFLKAFFFNISKTLSVFVGLIITNCIVMGRAESLARNVPPIPAFLDGLSSGLGYGWVLVFVSIIRELFGFGTLLGLRMIPKCFYASEAHPDGYENFGLMVLAPSAFFLLGIMIWVVNILRSKKVKK from the coding sequence ATGGCAGCAAATAAATCTTATAAAAGCTATTTTCTTGATCCTCTATGGGACAACAACCAACCGCTCATTGCCATTTTAGGGATTTGTTCTGCTCTTGCTGTAACAACAACCGTAAATACAGCAATTACTATGGGTCTTGCTGTAAGTTTTGTTACAGGATGTTCATCTTTTTTTGTTTCTTTATTAAGAAAAGTGACTCCCGATAGCGTAAGGATGATCACTCAGCTAATTATTATTAGCTTATTTGTGATTGTTATTGATCAGTTTCTAAAAGCTTTCTTCTTTAATATCTCAAAAACACTTTCCGTGTTTGTTGGGTTGATTATCACTAACTGCATTGTTATGGGAAGAGCAGAAAGCTTAGCAAGAAATGTTCCACCCATTCCAGCTTTTTTAGATGGTCTTTCTTCTGGATTAGGTTACGGCTGGGTGCTTGTTTTTGTTAGTATAATACGAGAACTCTTTGGATTTGGTACCCTGCTTGGATTGCGAATGATTCCTAAATGTTTTTATGCTTCAGAAGCTCACCCCGATGGCTATGAAAACTTCGGTTTGATGGTTCTTGCTCCTTCAGCATTTTTTCTTTTAGGCATTATGATTTGGGTAGTGAATATTCTTAGATCTAAGAAGGTGAAAAAGTAG
- a CDS encoding phosphatidylserine/phosphatidylglycerophosphate/cardiolipin synthase family protein, with protein MNKIRWGLVAALLCSFVIRDASAFTIACPIYGENAGVIVHDNSIEIYEKMLAAIDSAEHYFEFCPCMAGGKILQEVLEHLDARMLVAPNLRSYMLIQPTFIDSQDKQFLANMKAKWPERFFYVFTGCVPGSSILSPNVIEMHVKFSIIDGKYIFLGGTNFEDFMCNRGDVIPEPVDSPRLVVGGMQRPLAFRDQDITIASPILGTALRSEFHAHYSLWKAFDSGMWFNKNLSDFRNLSYPELEVEQASACYCPEIEEYPELITTALQNIRVIISGPDESENAITQEYISLMDQASQSIKIANMYFIPKDEVIESLKSACFHRGVQTQVITNGRTENSPSMTASYGWGNRMNYFFLCYGERPSLWKKYIFSLKKPNPNFSVSEFFIPETQLHKKCMIVDDRFFVIGSYNFGKKSDLFDYESIVVIDSPEVAAKANQVFQKDLTLSKPVSSQEMLGWYFDPIHHLIGHLQINFMPA; from the coding sequence ATGAATAAGATTCGTTGGGGCTTAGTAGCAGCTCTCCTTTGTTCGTTTGTAATAAGAGATGCCTCCGCATTTACAATAGCCTGCCCTATTTATGGGGAAAATGCTGGTGTTATCGTGCACGATAACAGTATTGAGATATACGAAAAGATGCTAGCAGCTATAGATTCTGCAGAACATTATTTTGAATTTTGTCCCTGCATGGCGGGTGGTAAGATCTTGCAAGAAGTATTGGAGCATTTAGACGCTCGCATGCTTGTTGCCCCAAATCTTCGTTCCTACATGCTTATTCAGCCCACGTTTATTGATAGTCAGGATAAGCAGTTCCTTGCAAATATGAAAGCTAAGTGGCCCGAAAGGTTTTTCTATGTGTTTACGGGATGCGTTCCGGGATCAAGTATTCTTTCTCCTAATGTTATAGAAATGCACGTTAAGTTTTCCATTATTGATGGGAAGTACATTTTTTTGGGAGGCACAAACTTCGAAGATTTTATGTGTAACCGAGGGGATGTTATTCCCGAACCTGTAGATTCTCCGCGTCTGGTTGTTGGAGGTATGCAAAGGCCCCTAGCTTTTCGTGATCAAGATATTACTATAGCTTCACCAATCCTCGGAACAGCATTGCGAAGCGAATTTCACGCGCACTACTCTCTCTGGAAAGCTTTTGATAGTGGCATGTGGTTTAATAAGAATCTTAGTGATTTTCGCAATTTGTCCTATCCGGAACTAGAAGTTGAACAGGCATCGGCATGCTATTGTCCAGAAATTGAAGAATATCCCGAATTAATAACAACAGCTCTTCAAAACATCCGAGTGATTATTTCTGGACCCGATGAGAGTGAAAATGCCATTACTCAGGAATACATATCTTTAATGGACCAAGCCTCCCAATCTATAAAAATTGCCAATATGTATTTTATCCCCAAAGATGAGGTTATAGAGAGTTTAAAATCCGCCTGTTTTCATCGTGGGGTGCAAACACAAGTTATAACCAACGGTCGCACAGAAAATAGCCCCAGTATGACCGCTTCGTACGGTTGGGGAAATCGTATGAACTACTTCTTTTTATGCTATGGTGAACGACCCTCTTTATGGAAGAAATACATATTCTCCTTGAAAAAACCTAATCCCAATTTTTCAGTGAGCGAATTTTTCATTCCAGAGACACAACTGCATAAAAAATGCATGATTGTAGATGATAGATTTTTTGTAATCGGGAGTTACAATTTTGGTAAGAAAAGTGACCTCTTTGATTACGAAAGCATCGTGGTAATTGACTCTCCAGAGGTGGCTGCAAAAGCAAATCAGGTTTTCCAAAAAGACCTAACATTATCCAAACCCGTAAGCTCTCAGGAAATGCTCGGGTGGTATTTCGATCCTATACATCACCTAATCGGTCATCTGCAAATTAATTTTATGCCTGCGTAA
- the upp gene encoding uracil phosphoribosyltransferase: MNKFRWGLAVSLFCSLILQNAFVDAASSTKHKKKGHVNVKHLDHPLIQMKLTNMRNTKTDYPEFRNNLMEASAMMVYEALRDYRTKSTEVTTPLNLKARGEAMDKEIVIVPILRAGLGMAEGMLRVVPEARVGHIGLYRDPVTLEAISYYYKVPHVKKDSTVLIVDPMFATGNTSVSAVKQLQKDGFTDIRLVCLLGVQEAIRNLEDNGIDIDLYIAAIDDGLNEKAYILPGLGDSGDRVFGTYLSLDDAQEHIGVK, translated from the coding sequence ATGAATAAGTTTCGTTGGGGTCTAGCCGTTTCTCTTTTTTGTTCACTGATATTACAAAACGCATTTGTTGATGCAGCATCTTCTACCAAGCATAAAAAGAAAGGTCATGTGAATGTTAAGCATCTGGATCACCCTTTAATTCAAATGAAGCTCACAAACATGAGAAATACAAAAACAGACTATCCAGAATTTAGAAATAATCTAATGGAAGCGTCTGCTATGATGGTCTACGAGGCGTTAAGGGACTATCGAACTAAAAGTACGGAGGTTACAACCCCACTGAATTTAAAGGCACGAGGAGAGGCAATGGATAAAGAGATTGTCATTGTTCCCATTTTAAGAGCGGGTCTCGGTATGGCTGAAGGAATGTTAAGAGTAGTTCCTGAGGCTAGAGTAGGTCACATAGGATTGTATCGTGATCCGGTAACATTAGAGGCAATAAGCTATTATTATAAAGTTCCTCACGTGAAAAAAGACAGTACAGTTTTAATTGTCGATCCCATGTTTGCAACCGGTAATACTTCTGTTTCAGCGGTTAAACAATTACAAAAAGATGGATTTACTGACATTAGATTAGTTTGTCTATTAGGAGTTCAAGAAGCTATTCGTAACTTAGAAGATAATGGTATCGATATCGATCTATATATTGCGGCAATAGATGATGGGCTAAACGAAAAAGCTTATATCCTCCCTGGTTTAGGTGATTCTGGAGACCGTGTTTTTGGAACGTATCTCTCCTTAGATGATGCTCAAGAGCATATCGGAGTTAAGTAA
- the mnmA gene encoding tRNA 2-thiouridine(34) synthase MnmA: protein MNKTVVIAMSGGVDSSVVAYLLKKHTSYNLIGLYMKNWEEEDGDGLCSAAKDYEDVERVAEQLNIPYYTVSFAREYRDRVFSRFLKEYSKGYTPNPDVLCNREIKFDLLQKKVRELGGDYLATGHYCRLSPSSEGMNLLRGKDAQKDQSYFLCGTRREALANVLFPLGDMKKIEVRSIAEQAGLATAGKKDSTGICFIGKRPFKSFLEKFVPNLPGDIVDYDSHGIVGQHEGAHYYTVGQRRGLDLGGSPKPCYVVGKDMEKNIVYIVRGEDHPLLYQTELTAKELNWFVAPETIDTCSAKIRYRSEDEECTILHTEEENTVRVRFHSPVKAVTPGQTIAFYSGERCLGGGIIEVSMTPQPV, encoded by the coding sequence ATGAATAAAACAGTTGTTATTGCTATGTCAGGAGGCGTTGATTCTTCTGTAGTGGCCTATCTTTTAAAGAAGCATACCTCTTACAACCTCATAGGGCTGTATATGAAAAATTGGGAAGAGGAAGATGGTGATGGTCTTTGCTCGGCAGCAAAGGATTATGAGGATGTTGAAAGAGTCGCTGAACAACTAAATATTCCCTATTATACGGTATCTTTCGCTAGAGAGTATCGTGATCGGGTTTTTTCCCGTTTTCTTAAAGAATATTCTAAGGGGTACACACCAAATCCCGATGTTCTTTGTAACCGTGAAATAAAATTTGATTTATTACAGAAGAAAGTTCGTGAGCTGGGAGGAGATTACCTCGCCACAGGTCACTATTGCCGTCTAAGCCCCTCTTCAGAGGGAATGAACTTACTTCGTGGTAAGGATGCTCAGAAAGATCAGAGCTATTTCCTCTGTGGAACACGAAGAGAAGCCCTTGCCAATGTTTTATTCCCTCTTGGGGATATGAAAAAAATAGAAGTACGCTCTATTGCTGAGCAAGCAGGTCTCGCCACCGCAGGGAAAAAAGATAGCACAGGAATTTGTTTTATAGGAAAACGTCCATTTAAAAGTTTTCTTGAAAAGTTTGTTCCTAATCTTCCGGGTGATATCGTGGATTACGACTCTCACGGTATTGTAGGCCAGCACGAAGGCGCTCACTACTATACTGTAGGTCAACGACGGGGTCTCGATCTTGGTGGATCACCGAAGCCCTGCTATGTTGTTGGCAAGGATATGGAGAAAAATATCGTTTATATTGTTCGTGGGGAAGATCATCCCTTATTATATCAAACAGAACTTACAGCTAAAGAATTGAATTGGTTTGTTGCTCCCGAGACAATAGATACCTGCAGTGCGAAAATTCGTTATCGTAGCGAAGATGAAGAATGTACAATACTCCATACGGAAGAAGAGAATACCGTACGAGTACGTTTTCACTCTCCCGTAAAGGCTGTTACTCCAGGGCAGACCATCGCTTTTTATAGCGGTGAGAGGTGCCTAGGAGGCGGGATCATAGAAGTCTCTATGACTCCACAGCCGGTGTAA